GATGGCGAGGCCAGTGGCCAGGCCTGGGCGGTCGGGGAACCACTTGATCAGCGTCGACACTGGCGAGATGTAGCCGATGCCAAGACCAATGCCACCGATGACGCCGTAGCCGAGGTAGACCAGCCAAATGCTGCCGAGAGCGATACCTGCGGCGCCAACCATGAAGCCGAGAGACCACGCGAATGCCGCGACGACCATCGCCTTACGAGGTCCGTGGCGCTCCATCCAGCGACCACCGAAAGCCGCCGAGAGGCCCAGCATCGCGATCGCGATCGAGAACGTCACACCGCTCTGGGTGTGGTTGATGTCGAGGCGCTCCTCAAGCGGAGTCTTGAAGACGCTCAGGGCGTAGACCTGGCCGATGCTCAGGTGCACGGCGAGGGCAGCGGGGGGGACGAGCCAACGGTTGTACCCCGGTGGGGCCACCGTTGCTTCTCTGTCGAGAATCGACATGTACTTCTCCCTTCAAAAGCCTGTGCACCAATAGTGGTGGTCCTGGTCCCCCGTCAGGGCAGGACGTAGGTCATGAAGTCCCGGCTATCCAGCACCTTCTCGGTAACAATTGGACGGCGAACCCGTAGGAAACACCCTTGGAGTGCACGTGCTGAGGCAGGGGACCCACCCGGGACCCTTGATCTAGGACCAGGGGCATTGTCCGCCCACTCCACCCGGCCGCACTATGGGAACCGATACCCTCGGGGGTATGCTCGCAGTGCTTCCGCGCTCGACGCGCGTCGGCGCCGCGAACGTCACAAGGAGCAATCCATGCAGGAGCTGGAATCCGGGCAGAGCCGGTCCATCGTTCACCTTCCCGTTGGCACCTTTTCCATTCCGATGGGCCTTGGAGCGCTAGCGACCGCATTTCACCGCGCCGCGGAGGTGTGGACCACCGTCCCCGCGGTGATCGGCGAGGCGCTCGCCTGGCTCACTTTGGGCGTACTTGCGGCCCTGCTCATCGCCTATGGCACCAAGGCCGTCCGCCACAGGAGCGCGGTGGCTGCTGAATGGCGGCATGACGGCGCTCAGCGAAATTCCCCAGTCTTGCTCGGCGAAGTTCCCCAGGTCGCGGGGTCAGGTTAGCGGAAGTTTGTGCCGGTTGTGACGCGGCGTAGTTCGTCGGCTGCGGCGGCGTGGTTGCGGAGCCGGTAGGAGCCTCCGTCGAGGGTGACGACGACGGATCGGTGTAGGAGTCGGTCGAGCATCGCGGCGGCGACGGTGGTGTCGCCGAGGATCTCGCCCCAGGCGCCGACGGGCCGGTTCGTGGTGATCACGATCGACGTTTTCAGGTAACGCTGGTTGATGACCTGGAACAGTGCTGACGCGGCCTCGGCGGGCAACGGCAGGTAGCCCAGCTCGTCGATCACGAGCAGTGTGGGTCCGGCGAAGAACCGCATCATGGTGCCCCATTTGCCCTCGATCGCGGCGCGGTGGCAGCGGGCGGCGAGGTCGGCGGCGGAGGTGAAGTAGGTGCGATAACCGGCCGTCACAGCCGCATGGCCGAGGCCGGTCGCGATGTGGGTTTTCCCGACTCCGGGAGGGCCGATCAGGAGCACGTTGGTTGCGGTGTCGAGGTAGCGGCAGGTGCCAAGCTCGGTCAGGAGGTTGCTGTCGATGCCGGAGGCGGCGTCGAGGTCGAAGTCGGCAAGGGTCGCACCGGTGGGCAGGTTCGCGAAGCGGAACCGGCCGGCCAGGCGTCTGGCGTCGGTCGCGGTGACCTCGATGGCGAGCAGGCGCTCGAGGGTGTGAGTCAGCGACCAGCCCTCGGCTTGGGCTTGGTCCAGGACGCGGGGCAGGGCGTCGGCGGCGTCGTCGAGTTTCAGTTCGGTGAGGTGGCCGCGTAGTTGCTGAAACACGCTCGCCGGCGTCGCGGCCGTCGTCGCCGTCAGGGTGGAAGCGGTGGTGAGTGGTGTGTTCATTGGAGGGTGTTCCTGTTCTTCGCGGCCGTCTCGTAGGCGGCCAGGCTGATCACGGTGGTGGGTTCGGTGGCGCTAGTGAGCGCCATGGCGGCGCGGCGGGCCGCGGTGCCCGGTGGGATGCGTTCCTTCTTCCGGTGCGGGCGGCCTGGAGGCGCAGCGGCCAGGGCGATGGTCTCCAGGGCGGTGACGTGTCTGCTGTCGCGGATCGTGACCCCCAGCCCCGGCTCGGCAACCTGGTGCCGTGCCAGCACCACGCCGGAGATGGTCCCGATATCGATGGTGGCCGCACCGAGGCGTTGATGGACGATGACGCGGGCCGCAGCCAGTTCCGGCGGGACCGAGTACCGGTTCCCGCGCCAATCGATCAGCGCCTGCCGTGTCGCGGTGCGCTCCTCGGTCACCACCACCGGGAACAGCATCGGTGGCAACGGGCTCAGCCGTTCCGCAGCGAACATGACTGCGGCCGTCGTGGACCCGTCGCGTCCCTCACGGCGTCGACCGTCCTGCCCTTGGGCGAACGCGGTCAGGCGTTGCTGCGCTTGCTCAAGGGTGACATCGTCCGCAAGGTTGCGCCACCAACGCTGGGCGGCGGTGTGGTTGTTCTTCTCGACCACGCCCTTGCGGTTGCCCGACCGGGGCCGGCAAGCGACGACGCTGACCGCGTGGTGCTTGGAGAACGCGGCGAACATTGGTGTCAGATCACTCGTCCCCGCCTTCAGCACGGTGCTCATCCGGTCGAACCGCCACATCTTCGTCACGCCGCCCAGCAGGCCCAGCAGCACCGTCATCGCGGCCAGCAGGTGGGGCAGGTCCATCGACGGGGAGATCACCGCCCGCCAAACCCCCGAGTGCGCGAGCGAACCCACGAGGACGTAGGCGCGTTTGGTTGGGAACGCCCAGTCGGCCGGGGCGTCGGGCAACTCGACCCAGTCGAACTGCGTCTCCTCACCCGGCGGGTGGACGATGATCGCGTTGGGCCGCTTGGTCACATGCGCGCAGGCCGTGCAGGCCGGCCGCAAACTCCGGTCCCGGATCTGGCGAGTCAAGGTCTGATACGACCCTTCGAAGCCCAGTGGCACGAGCTCGTCCAGCAGCGTCACCGCCCACAGATGCGGGTCCTCGCTCAGACGGGCGGTGACGTAGGCGATGAACGCGTCGAACAGATCCGGGGCGGCACGGTGACGCACTCCTGGGGTGCGTTGGCCAGCCAGATAGGCGCGGATTGTCTTGCGGTCGTGATCGGTGCGCCGGGCGATCTCACTGATCGTCATCCCCTGGCGTTTGAGCGCGTGGATGTCCACGTCGTCCTCCTCTGAAAGCATAGGAGCAGGGCCTTTCTCGAGCTGGTGTGTGGTCGAAGACCATCAGCATCGAGGAAGGCCCGCTTCTATGTGCGGAAGCGACCCGGAGTGGGGAATTTCAGTGAGCAGAACTGAGGAATTTCAGTGAGCGCCGTCAGGCACCCCGTCAAGGCAGCGTTCACGGCAACCATTCCCATCTCTGGCCTGGTTGCCGCCGTCGCCCTCCTGCCCCACTCGCGAGGCGTGTCAGGCGCACTGTGGTGGCCGGGCGCCGTCGCTATGTTCGTGATCACCATCTGGGTGGTGCGCACGTGGTCAACCGATGCGCAGATCCAGCATGTGCACGTGCATCCCGCCTGGTTTATCCCGGTCGTGGGCAACATGGTTGTGCCGCTCGCCGAGACCACCCACGCCCCAGTTGATGTGTCGTGGTACTTCTTCGGCGTCGGGGTTGTCTACTGGCTCGGCATGATGCCCATCGTGCTCACCAGGCTGTTTGTGCTTGGCACCATGCCCCAGCGGCTAGCCTCCACGCTCGCGATCATGGCTGCCCCGCCGGCAGTTGCGGCACTGTCATGGGTGCGGCTCGGAGGCGAGTGGTCCGACCCGCTCGCAAGGATTCTGCTGGCCGTCACCCTGTTCAACCTGCTGGTGCTCGCTAGCCACGCCACCTCGTTGCGCAAGGTTCCGTTCGCGGTTCCGGCGTGGGCCTACACCTTCCCGCTCGGCGCGGCCGTCGTCGCGTTCATCGCCGCATACGAGGCCGGTTCCGGATCGTTCTACGCGTGGGCTGGCGGGGTGGTGCTGACGGTCACCACCGCCATCGTGGCCGCACTGTCCGTGCGAACCGTGCGCGGCTTCGTCACCGGCGGGTTGCTGCAGCCAGAGGACTAGGAGCTCGCGGCAGACTGTCGCCGCAATCGCCCTACTTGACGATCTCGCCGCGCCAGGCGCTGATGCCACCTTCAAGGCCCACCGTCTGAGTGAGTCCCGCTTGGGTCATCAGGTCGATTGCCACTCGAGAACGGTTGCCGGAGCGGCAGTAGACCGCGTAGTCAGCAGCGGACTCAAGGCCGGCCACCGCGGTGGCGAACGCCGGGTCCTCGACGTTCATGTTCACAGCGCCCGGCAGGTGGCCCTCGGCGAACTCAGCCGGGGTGCGGACATCGATCACGGTCACGCCGGGCTGCTCCACGGCAAGCGCGAAGGCGCCCTCATCCACGTGAGAGCCATCGAACGCAGGCGGCTCTTGCGAGTCAGAGGAACAGGCCGCCAGAACGACGGCGGCAATAGCGGCAAGGATGGTGGCTCGAAAGGTGCGAGTAGTCATGGTTCTACTATACCCCCCTGGGTATGTGGTGCTGAGATGACGGCCAACGCCTAGCGGCATTCAGGGAAGCGTCACGCCACCTTGACCGGCAGTCCATACGACTCTAGCTGGGCTTTCACCCGGTCCACCAGCTCCTGCGAGGGGGCCCTGGTGTCTCCCAGCAGGTACGGCTCGCCAGTGGCCTCCCACTTAGCCTTGCCCATCTGGTGGAACGGCAGGATCTCCATGCGCTCGACCCCGTCAAGCGTCGCCACAAACTTGCCAATCGCGTCGACGTTCTCTTCTTCGTCGGTCAAACCTGGAACGAGCACGAACCGAATCCACGTCTTCTTGCCAAGGCGCGACAAGCGCTCGGCGAAGTCGAGCGTCGGCTGTAGTGGCCTTCCCGTCACTCGCTTGTAGGTGTCAGGGATCCCAGACTTGATGTCGAGCAACACGAGGTCGATGTAGTTGAGGTCATCGTCCGTGAGCCTCGATCCCAGCAGGCCAGCGGTGTCGAGCGCGGTGTGGATGTTGAGGTCGTGGGCGCGCCTGAACACCTGCGTGACAAAGTGCGATTGCAGGAGCGGCTCTCCGCCCGAGATCGTGAGGCCACCGCCGGTGACCTTCATGATCGTGGAGTAGCGCGTCAC
The Demequina sp. TMPB413 DNA segment above includes these coding regions:
- the istB gene encoding IS21-like element helper ATPase IstB, yielding MNTPLTTASTLTATTAATPASVFQQLRGHLTELKLDDAADALPRVLDQAQAEGWSLTHTLERLLAIEVTATDARRLAGRFRFANLPTGATLADFDLDAASGIDSNLLTELGTCRYLDTATNVLLIGPPGVGKTHIATGLGHAAVTAGYRTYFTSAADLAARCHRAAIEGKWGTMMRFFAGPTLLVIDELGYLPLPAEAASALFQVINQRYLKTSIVITTNRPVGAWGEILGDTTVAAAMLDRLLHRSVVVTLDGGSYRLRNHAAAADELRRVTTGTNFR
- a CDS encoding IS21 family transposase, giving the protein MLSEEDDVDIHALKRQGMTISEIARRTDHDRKTIRAYLAGQRTPGVRHRAAPDLFDAFIAYVTARLSEDPHLWAVTLLDELVPLGFEGSYQTLTRQIRDRSLRPACTACAHVTKRPNAIIVHPPGEETQFDWVELPDAPADWAFPTKRAYVLVGSLAHSGVWRAVISPSMDLPHLLAAMTVLLGLLGGVTKMWRFDRMSTVLKAGTSDLTPMFAAFSKHHAVSVVACRPRSGNRKGVVEKNNHTAAQRWWRNLADDVTLEQAQQRLTAFAQGQDGRRREGRDGSTTAAVMFAAERLSPLPPMLFPVVVTEERTATRQALIDWRGNRYSVPPELAAARVIVHQRLGAATIDIGTISGVVLARHQVAEPGLGVTIRDSRHVTALETIALAAAPPGRPHRKKERIPPGTAARRAAMALTSATEPTTVISLAAYETAAKNRNTLQ
- a CDS encoding rhodanese-like domain-containing protein, with translation MTTRTFRATILAAIAAVVLAACSSDSQEPPAFDGSHVDEGAFALAVEQPGVTVIDVRTPAEFAEGHLPGAVNMNVEDPAFATAVAGLESAADYAVYCRSGNRSRVAIDLMTQAGLTQTVGLEGGISAWRGEIVK
- the pflA gene encoding pyruvate formate-lyase-activating protein, with amino-acid sequence MTNESVPVDVTLGPPMEIADAELAASESLVDNTAGSVHSWDLVTGADGPGTRMTLFMAGCGLRCQYCHNPDTWRMKDGVRHTVDEVLARVTRYSTIMKVTGGGLTISGGEPLLQSHFVTQVFRRAHDLNIHTALDTAGLLGSRLTDDDLNYIDLVLLDIKSGIPDTYKRVTGRPLQPTLDFAERLSRLGKKTWIRFVLVPGLTDEEENVDAIGKFVATLDGVERMEILPFHQMGKAKWEATGEPYLLGDTRAPSQELVDRVKAQLESYGLPVKVA